One Anoplopoma fimbria isolate UVic2021 breed Golden Eagle Sablefish chromosome 2, Afim_UVic_2022, whole genome shotgun sequence DNA window includes the following coding sequences:
- the bnc1 gene encoding zinc finger protein basonuclin-1, with translation MTMAEAICCTLVNCNCDSFKPGKLKRRQCENCKHGWVAHALSKLKVHHMYQSSQVEIVHSNVVFDICSLMLYGTQAIPIRLKILLDRLFSVLKQEEVIQILNALDWTLQDYIRGYVLQDVAGKVLDRWAIMTFEEEIATLQQFLRFGETKSIVELMALQDKEGQAVLVPSTRTNSDIRTFIERNTPRTATNLSTSKVDKLSSSSMHHFENFVNSMAFMLPFQLLGSVPAPFLGSPTGAPQHQQHQQHQQPCRGSMEQQSQRRDDQSRDGLGRDNPVPLSHPPESGLLGSSSVSFNDDLDRIGDRPMDSLSTTTKIEAEDFSTSDNYSDGPSTPCTPSMSSDITQMSPEGKLRSLDRNGSSSGGGGCSLKKGRVYCNACEKTFYDKGTLKIHYNAVHLKIKHKCTIDGCNMVFSSLRSRNRHSANPNPRLHMPMNRNNRDKDIRGSSSGDEGSPGEKRPEYGTPIPICSAESHKSVPSYMVSHVDNGSKLHSSSFPSMGQSGILFPNLKTVQPVLPFYRSLVTPAELANTPGTLPSLPLLSSSVPIKPITAPEPYMSDPIPKKKSRKSSMPIKIEKEVVERDEQMDKGSSSEDEAPFQGRDKEECDGIRAEGHMCAVQAGEEREARGAYTGEEKDREGAKHLLDHTLDREMTAREDKDDGPRQAEAGVITSASSPFEDRLMENHCDNNSVCQEPNGNEEREDREHANSQHEADKIAELSWDEGEHKLTNGGALQLIDREREGSVDCVDDYGDLSHFDPNADLPHHCEICSKTFKNPYCVKMHYQNVHLKEMHMCTVDGCNAAFPSRRSRDRHSANLNLHHKLLTKDSFSPANTLYLPSSHCRDRDPVALDYYQDQRDRDLPHRDPTSQTSVIFRGHNRMGLVFPMSKVSPAPNSAEASPLADMEGLGGGGGGGGGEGGGSGEDGAVLDLSTSSSAPPRGGGSVRSSWDSDGVGSEEGVEEDEEVLHMEDSDESCDGIGMGRPGGEELALVGERTLGCIGGGQGGLQGGGGGSPITCHVCQKVYSNKGTFRAHYKTVHLRLLHKCKVPGCDTSFSSVRSRNRHSQNPNLHRNLAVSSGATMDQE, from the exons GCTATCTGCTGCACTTTGGTGAACTGTAACTGTGACAGCTTCAAGCCTGGGAAGCTGAAGAGGAGGCAGTGTGAAAACTGCAAGCATGGCTGGGTAGCACACG CACTGAGCAAACTGAAGGTCCACCACATGTACCAGAGCAGCCAGGTGGAGATTGTGCACTCCAACGTGGTGTTCGATATCTGCAGCCTGATGCTGTATGGCACCCAGGCCATCCCCATCCGCCTCAAGATCCTCCTGGACCGCCTTTTCTCTGTACTCAAGCAAGAGGAGGTCATCCAGATCCTCAACGCACTTGACTGGACTCTGCAGGACTACATACGTGGATACGTCCTCCAG GATGTAGCGGGGAAGGTGCTGGACCGCTGGGCCATCATGACGTTCGAGGAGGAGATCGCCACACTGCAGCAGTTCCTGCGTTTTGGCGAGACCAAGTCCATAGTGGAGCTGATGGCTCTGCAGGACAAGGAGGGCCAGGCAGTGTTGGTTCCCAGCACCCGCACCAACTCTGACATCCGCACTTTCATTGAGCGCAACACCCCACGCACTGCCACCAACCTCTCAACATCCAAAGTCGATAAGCTGAGCAGCAGTAGCATGCACCACTTTGAGAACTTTGTCAACAGCATGGCCTTCATGCTGCCCTTCCAGCTGTTAGGCTCGGTTCCTGCACCGTTTCTGGGCTCACCCACAGGGGCACCGCAGCACCAgcaacaccagcagcaccagcagccaTGCCGTGGGTCAATGGAGCAGCAGAGTCAGAGACGCGACGATCAAAGTCGCGATGGTCTAGGGAGGGACAACCCCGTCCCGCTTTCACACCCTCCTGAGAGCGGCCTGCTAGGTTCCAGCTCTGTTTCGTTTAATGATGATCTAGACAGAATTGGAGACAGGCCAATGGACAGCCTCtccacaacaacaaagattGAGGCAGAGGACTTCTCCACTAGTGACAACTACTCGGATGGACCCTCCACTCCGTGCACACCCTCCATGAGCTCTGACATAACACAGATGTCACCTGAGGGCAAGCTGCGCTCCCTGGACAGGAATGGGAGCAGCAGTGGAGGGGGAGGATGCTCTCTGAAGAAAGGTCGAGTGTATTGCAACGCCTGTGAGAAGACATTTTACGACAAAGGCACACTGAAAATCCACTACAATGCAGTGCATCTGAAGATTAAGCACAAGTGTACCATCGATGGCTGCAACATGGTCTTCAGCTCGCTGCGCAGTCGTAATCGCCATAGTGCCAACCCAAACCCACGGCTACACATGCCTATGAACCGTAACAACCGGGACAAAGACATCCGGGGCAGCTCGTCTGGTGATGAGGGCTCTCCAGGAGAGAAGAGGCCTGAATATGGAACCCCCATCCCCATCTGCTCTGCAGAAAGCCATAAGTCAGTGCCCAGCTACATGGTGAGCCATGTGGACAATGGTTCTAAACTCCACAGCAGTTCATTCCCCAGCATGGGCCAGAGTGGCATCCTCTTCCCTAACCTAAAAACAGTACAGCCAGTCTTGCCTTTCTACCGCAGCCTGGTAACCCCGGCAGAGCTTGCCAACACCCCAGGAACACTACCCTCCCTTCCTCTGTTATCCTCTTCTGTACCCATCAAACCAATCACGGCCCCTGAACCCTACATGTCAGACCCCATACCAAAGAAAAAGTCTCGGAAGTCAAGCATGCCAATAAAGATAGAGAAGGAGGTGGTGGAGCGGGATGAGCAGATGGATAAGGGGAGCAGCTCTGAGGACGAGGCTCCTTTTCAGGGCAGGGACAAGGAAGAGTGTGACGGAATCCGAGCAGAAGGGCATATGTGCGCGGTACAAGCTGGTGAGGAGCGGGAGGCGAGGGGAGCTTACACTGGTGAAGAGAAGGACAGGGAGGGCGCCAAGCATCTGTTGGACCACACTTTAGATAGAGAAATGACAGCGAGGGAGGACAAAGACGATGGGCCAAGGCAAGCTGAAGCAGGGGTCATCACCTCTGCATCTTCCCCGTTCGAAGACCGACTGATGGAGAATCACTGTGACAACAACTCAGTCTGTCAGGAACCCAATGGcaatgaagaaagggaggacAGGGAACATGCAAACTCACAGCACGAAGCTGACAAGATTGCAGAGCTCAGCTGGGATGAAGGTGAGCACAAGCTGACTAACGGGGGCGCTCTCCAGCTCATAGACCGTGAGAGGGAGGGATCGGTCGACTGTGTAGATGACTACGGCGACTTGTCTCACTTCGACCCCAACGCTGACCTGCCACACCACTGTGAGATCTGCAGTAAGACCTTTAAGAATCCCTACTGCGTCAAAATGCACTACCAAAATGTCCACCTGAAGGAGATGCACATGTGCACAGTGGACGGCTGCAATGCTGCCTTCCCCTCCCGCAGGAGCCGAGACAG ACACAGTGCAAACTTGAACCTGCACCACAAGCTGCTGACCAAAGACTCATTCAGCCCAGCCAACACCCTGTACTTGCCCTCATCCcactgtagagacagagacCCTGTTGCCCTGGACTACTACCAGGACCAACGGGACAGAGATCTACCCCATCGAGACCCAACCAGCCAGACTTCCGTCATCTTCCGAGGACATAATCGCATGGGCCTGGTCTTCCCAATGAGCAAAGTGTCTCCTGCACCAAACAGTGCTGAGGCATCTCCTTTAGCAGACATGGAGGgattaggaggaggaggaggaggaggaggaggagaaggtggggGAAGTGGGGAGGATGGGGCAGTCCTGGACCTGAGCACCTCTTCCTCCGCCCCGCCTCGTGGCGGCGGCAGTGTTCGATCTTCCTGGGACTCAGATGGTGTTGGTAGCGAGGAAGGGgttgaagaggatgaggaggtgcTCCACATGGAGGACAGTGATGAAAGCTGCGATGGGATCGGCATGGGGAGGCCTGGGGGCGAGGAGTTGGCGCTCGTGGGAGAGAGGACCCTGGGCTGCATTGGGGGAGGACAAGGCGGGCTTCAGGGAGGTGGGGGTGGGTCTCCGATAACCTGCCACGTCTGCCAAAAGGTCTACAGCAACAAGGGCACATTCAGAGCCCATTACAAGACTGTCCATCTGAGACTGCTTCACAAGTGTAAAGTCCCTGGCTGCGATACATCCTTCTCTTCTGTGCGAAGCAGAAACAGGCACAGCCAAAACCCAAACCTTCATAGGAACCTAGCTGTTAGCTCAGGGGCCACGATGGACCAGGAGTAG